A genome region from Gadus chalcogrammus isolate NIFS_2021 chromosome 5, NIFS_Gcha_1.0, whole genome shotgun sequence includes the following:
- the dglucy gene encoding D-glutamate cyclase, mitochondrial gives MLTAARVARRSVVFLRSMTTSHVDLGHQQATVVILPSALANDFEAFCSRNPAALSLLYRSQPGETSCLPIASNVDTRSYISQYCVFENGRLQKTVPSLKGFGDDSRAGADTGVVRSEGPGACWPDMVFFYLGSSFGFEARLREAGVPDRNVEQGKNSIYKTAVPCVPVGVFDCPLVVTMRPVPADMVTTAAKITHLNPHAHGAPIHIGDPALLGIRDLSRPEYGDPVERHAGDVPVFWACGVTAVEAIRNSKPLLAFSHSPGSMFLTDIPDTPLPTSQLSPCCFLISQDPLLYSLASEGAVGKIRQLEKVIGEDPGNRGIKALFVQDELLRSCLALSHSTSVAITTGFPTHYMHSPPDETDGPPGALAMATMLIALGKQVTMVTDKRAVQLNQELLEEAVRTGVLKTTIPLVTFEDNGPDSALHFLCHEGDPTKPRFDHLVAIERSGRAADGNYYNMRGANIKHLVDPIDDLFVAAADLPGITTIGIGDGGNELGMGKVKEKVKALMPNGSLVACDVAADYAITAGVSNWGGYAVACALYLLYTCPTHQRYLRRGTEPATSPGLLDNLLTSLPSVDKEEAVLSSLVRLGVRSGGTGNLAMEVDALPFHPTHSDLVSRLVALTLDSGATGTP, from the exons ATGCTGACCGCTGCCCGAGTTGCTAGAAGATCCGTGGTGTTCCTACGAAGCATGACTACGTCTCACGTCGATTTAG GACACCAACAGGCCACGGTGGTCATCCTGCCCAGTGCTCTGGCAAATGACTTCGAAGCATTCTGCTCAAGGAACCCCGCCGCCTTGTCACTGCTTTATCGCAGCCAACCAGGAGAGACCTCTTGCCTTCCAATAGCCTCCAATGTTGATACACG GAGCTATATTTCCCAGTACTGTGTGTTTGAGAATGGCCGTCTGCAGAAGACTGTCCCCAGTCTGAAAGGTTTCGGCGATGATTCAAG AGCTGGAGCAGACACTGGGGTGGTGCGGTCAGAGGGCCCGGGGGCCTGCTGGCCAGACATGGTGTTCTTCTACCTGGGCAGCAGCTTTGGTTTTGAGGCCCGTCTCAGGGAAGCTGGAGTTCCTGACCGGAATGTGGAGCAAGGCAAGAACAGCATTTACAAG ACTGCAGTCCCCTGTGTTCCAGTGGGAGTGTTtgactgccccctggtggtcacCATGCGTCCGGTTCCTGCTGACATGGTGACCACTGCTGCGAAAATAACACACCTCAACCCACACGCCCACGGAGCTCCTATACACATAGGAGACCCAG ctctccTAGGCATACGAGACCTGTCCCGGCCAGAGTATGGGGACCCAGTAGAACGCCACGCTGGTGATGTGCCAGTCTTCTGGGCCTGTGGAGTCACCGCCGTAGAAGCAATACGCAACAGCA AACCTCTTCTGGCCTTCAGCCACTCTCCAGGCAGTATGTTCCTGACAGATATCCCAGACACCCCCCTTCCAACGTCCCAGCTGAGCCCATGCTGCTTCCTGATCTCCCAGGATCCCTTGCTGTACAGCCTGGCTTCAGAGGGGGCTGTGGGGAAGATAAGGCAGCTGGAGAAGGTGATTGGAGAAGATCCAG GTAATCGCGGCATCAAGGCTCTTTTTGTGCAGGATGAACTTTTGCGTTCCTGTCTTGCCCTTTCCCACTCTACCTCTGTTGCCATAACAACTGGTTTCCCCACACACTACATGCACAG cccacctgACGAGACGGACGGCCCACCGGGGGCCctcgccatggcaaccatgTTGATTGCCCTCGGCAAACAGGTCACCATGGTAACGGACAAGAGAGCTGTGCAGCTGAACCAGGAGCTGTTGGAGGAAGCTGTGAGGACAG GTGTTTTGAAAACCACAATCCCATTGGTCACTTTTGAAGACAACGGGCCCGACTccgccctccacttcctgtgtcACGAGGGAGACCCCACAAAGCCCAG GTTTGACCACTTGGTGGCGATAGAGCGCAGCGGTCGGGCAGCAGATGGAAACTACTACAACATGCGGGGGGCCAACATCAAGCATCTGGTGGACCCCATCGACGACCTGTTTGTAGCCGCTGCGGACCTACCTGGAATCACTACTATAG gtattggtgatggtggtaatGAGTTGGGGATGGGCAAGGTTAAGGAGAAGGTGAAGGCCCTGATGCCAAATGGGAGCCTGGTAGCATGTGATGTGGCAGCTGACTACGCAATTACGGCTG GAGTGTCCAACTGGGGGGGGTACGCGGTGGCCTGCGCCCTGTACCTCCTCTACACCTGCCCCACCCACCAGCGTTACCTACGCAGAGGAACCGAACCAGCAACTTCCCCCGGACTGCTGGACAACCTTCTCACCTCCCTGCCCTCTGTGGACAAA gaggaGGCGGTGTTGTCCAGCCTGGTGCGGTTAGGAGTGCGTAGCGGCGGGACTGGTAACCTGGCCATGGAGGTGGACGCTCTGCCCTTTCACCCCACTCACTCTGACCTCGTCAGCAGGCTTGTGGCGCTCACGCTAGACTCAGGCGCCACCGGCACGCCCTGA